The genomic region AGATTGCGCAACCACTACGCCGGCGGATGCAGCAACGGCCACCGTCCCCACAGACCCCGCTCCTGGAACACCGTCACCGACGAACAGGAATGGGACGCGTGGACCACCCGGTCCCACGCGCACCCCGCCACCCGCCCCGCGGGCGACGGCCCCACCAGAAAGGACACACCATGACCACCAGAATCCCGGTCACCATCGAGGGCAACCTCACCGGCGACCCCGACCACGGCACCGGCGACAGCGGCAACGACTACGCACGCTTCACCGTCGCCGTCAACGACCGCCGCCTCAACGAGAACACCGGCCGATGGGAGGACGCCGGCACGGTCTACCACCGCGTCGTCGTGTTCAGCCAGCAGGCCCGCAACGTCGCCACCTCACTCCACAAGGGCGACTCCGTGCTCGTCGCGGGCGACCTCCGATTCGGGTCCTACACCGACCAGACCACCGGACAGGCCCGCGAAACCCGCGACATCGTCGCCGACAACGTCGCCGCCTCACTCAAGTACACCAACGTCAGCGTCGAGCGCACCCCAAAAGCTGACGGCCCCGCAGCGAACGCTACGGGGCCAGCAGCCACACCGGTTTCGCACACCGGCGCAGGAATCAGCCGCTGACCAGACCCAACCAAGAGCACACGGGGCGGCGGGAGTCAGCGTACTCCCGCCGCCCCACCACGTCGACAACAGCGCTCACGCCACGCACCAATCGACCTCCGACCGACGAGCACGTCAGCGCACCGGTCAAACGAACAGGTCCCGGCCCAGCACTGCGCCAGGCCCGCTTGCGCCGCGACGCTGCACTCTCAAGGACCGGCTCGCGAACGCTCGAGAGCGAGGTACGAGGCCCGGCAGCGATTGAACTCTGGCGCATTGCGTGGGTGTTCGGTGAGGATGGCCTCATGCAGTTCGCTGGAGTTCTCCCCGAGGATGCGCCTGACCCGCGGCTCGAACGTGAGGAACGGCTGAAGGACATGCCGGTCCCGATCGTCGTGCTCGTCCCGCAGCCGTCGGTAGAGTTCGTGGATTTCGCTGTCTCCACCACCGGTAGCGGTAGCGGCATCGATGCGATGACTGTCAGCATGTCGGCGACGCTGTGGCGGGACCCGGTCGACAAGTCCGACCCGGTGAACCTCGCGGACCTCGACGAGGACACGCGCCGTGCGATCGACGAGGTGCCGCCCTGGCCGCGGCCGGCCTGGTTGGTCGAGTCCGTCGAGCGGATGCGGTTCCCAATGCTCTGGGAGGCTGTGCAGACGACCTGGCATCGTGAGGAGACTGAGTACAGCACCCTCGAGGCGTTGCTGGTGCAGCACACGAACTACGTCCTCATGAACCAGTTCCGCGATCAGCTTGGGCTTGGTGTGCACGATTGGTCGTCGCCCGCCCTGACCTCAGAGCGTGTTGTGCGTGGCGGCGTCGACGTGTCGATCGATGGGGCTGTCGTCTCGGGTTCAGAGATCGACACCGACCCATTCGTCTACGCAGTAGGTGCAAAGCTCCCCAGCGGCGGCACCCTTACCGCCGTCGTCCCGCGAGATCACCTGCCGTATCTCATGCTTGCGTTCGTGCAGCGCCCCCGCTGACACCCGCCTCACGCACAGGCGCCCGCAGGACGACCGGCATGGCGCCAGTGGTGCGTCTGACTGTTCGGTGGGCTGTGGGCAAGGCTGGCTATTGGGCTTCGTAGCGAAGCAGGTCGCCGGGTTGGCAGTCGAGGACTCGGCAGATCGCATCCAGTGTCGAGAACCTCACGGCCTTCGCGCGTCCGTTCTTGAGCACTGCGACGTTTGCCGGGGTGATGCCGATCGCGTCCGCGAAGTCGCCTACGCTCATTCCGCGTTCGGCCAGCATGCGATCGATGGTGATGCGGATCGTCATCACACGACCTCGTCCAGCTCGGCGCGCATCACGATGGCGTTTCGCAGGAGCGACCGCAGAACGAGGGTGATACAGGCGACTGCGACGAGGGTGAGGCAGCCCATCGCCTGAATGAGTGCGAGGAACGGGCTGCCCGCCTGGCCGTTGCTGATCACGACAAATCCAATGATGATCAACAGGACGGCACACCCGAAGGTGGCCACAAGTACATCGACCCAAATGAGAGACGGGCGCGTGAGTACGGTTCCGCGGTAGATGCGGTGCACGAGTAGCATCACCATCGCGAGGGCGATGAGACCCAGAATCGTCAAGGTCATCGCAACCGCGAGGAGCGGATCCCGGAGGTCGGCATACTCGGGAAGGCTCGTGGCGACGTTCGTGGAGAAGCTGGGAAGAAGCGCGATCGCGCCGAGGCCGACGAGGAACAGTGCACCCAGGAGTGCCTCGGTGGTGACGACCAAAGCGAGTGGTGGACGCGGAAGATCGAGATTCATGCATCGAGTATCGATAGATATCCATCGATAGTCAATAGATCGTTTGAGATCCTTCCTACCGACCGGGCTGCGTGCCGTTCGGTTGTCTCCCTGTCGTGCGCCGGCCGCTGGGTGCACGCTCCAGCGCCGGGGTTCGCAGAACCTGATGAGTGATCGCCGAACGGCGCCCACGCGCGTCGATTCCTCACCCTGGTGTGTGGTCGCGGCCGTGGAGGAGACTCGGTCGCATGGAGTTCGAGGGAGTGATGGGCGTCGACGCGCCGGATCCGATGGACGCCCAGTGGGAGCGCATCGCCCGGTGGCCTGTCCTGGTGTTCGGCTTGGCTCCTCAGCCGACGATCGAGATGTTTGGCCTATCGTCATTCGGTGGCGGATCGGACGGCTCCGGCTTGCGCCGCGCGCATGTCGGGGTGTCGTACGTCGTGATCCGTAACCCTGCGGATCGGGCAGACCCTGCCAACCTCGCGGAACTCGACGAAGACGTGCAGCTTGCGCTAGACGAGGTCCCGCCATGGCCGCGACCGAAGTGGCTCATCGAGCAGACCGACCGGCAGCGATACCCGATGCTCTGGGAGGCCGTGCGGAGCAGCTGGTATCGCGACACCGCGAGGCGGCCGTCGCTCGCCGAGGCCCTCGTGGATCACACCACCGAGGTACTCAACAACAGTTTCCGTCGAGAACGGGGACTCGAAGGCGCGATGGGCGGGCTCCCTCCAGCACCGGACATCACCATCGCCAGCGTGCAGCACAACGCGGTCCTGCGAGTCGATGGAATCGACCGCCCAGCGGTCCTCCTGGACACAGATCCGCATGTCGTCGGCATCGGAACCGAACTCGACGCGGCCACCCTCGTCACTGTCGTCCTCACCCGCGACGAGTTCCGGTTCGTCCGGCTCGAACTGACAACTCTCGCCATGACCTAACCCGAACACTGCGAGACAGCATCCGGCCCGCAGGACGACCGAGTGTGCGGCGGGCGCGTCGCCTGCGCCAAAATGGACTGCATGAGCTCATTCGCGCGCGCGGCGTCGGCGGTTGCAGCTTGCCTCGCCGTGATCGTGCTCGCCGGTTGCGCGGCGAACCCTGGGGTCGGATCGGTCAGCCGCGGCGTGCCGGACGGTGTCACGCTCGACCCATTCAGCGAGGGACCGGCTGCGGTGTGGATCGACCGCGGCGAGTCGTTTGCGGTCGTGACCTTGGGCAGTTCGAGTTGTCCGGCGATGGCGACCGAGGTGAGCGCCTCGAGAGACGACCGCGTGTCCGTCACATTCGGACCCTCACCGAGCACCACGTGCACCGCAGACATGGCGCCCACGACCCACACATTCGATCTCCCCGCAGGTGTCTCCGGTGACGCGATCAGTGTGGAGATCCACTTCGAGGAGTGGCCCGAGGTCTACACTATCGCGCTGGACTGAGTTAGAGCGCGATCCGTACGTGCTACCCGCCCGGAGATGGATCGGCCGTGCGCAATGCGGGGCTGGTCGAGGCGCTAGTCGTCTACCGCGCGCGGGAGTATGCCGCTCACGTGCCCATCTGCGTCGAGCACGTACAGCAGGTCGCCCTTCGCGATCCCGGTGACGGCGGGCCCGCGCAGGTCCGTGTGTCGGGGAGGACACATCATCAGGGTCGTGATCATGTCGGAGAACTCGACGACCCCGCCGGTGAGGTACCAGGTTCCGCCGAAGCCATTGCATCCGTCGCTGCCTGCGACGGTCCCATCCTCGAGGATCGTCAGGTAGGCCGATCTCTCACTGATCTCCCCCCATTGACCCACCGGGTCATCGGTCGGTGGCGCGGGTGCGGCAGCGGCGAGGGTGAACCCGGGACTCCACGCCACCGCGAGGTAGGTGACGACGGGAGCGAGCGCGAGGATCACCACTCCCGCCACGACGAACGAGCGTGCTGCGCGGCGCCACACCAACGCGACGGCGATCGTGGCGACCCATATTCCGACAGCGACGAGCGTCGCGACCAGGCCGCTTCCGGCCCGGTAGGACGATTGGCAGTTCGTCGGCGGCGGATCGACCGTGGGGCAGACCCCGGTTCCGATCGGGACGGCGACGAGCCAGATGAGCGCGATGGTTGCGAGCAGGAGGAGGGTCGCGGCGGTAATCAGCCGCCACAGCACCGACCTGGACGTGTCGGGGAGACTCGATGCCACAGCCCCGGTTTCCATACTCTGACCGTACCGGCCGCCACCGAAGCGGCCGGCGTCCGGTCGGGGATCCAGCGGACCGACTCCTCGATAGGGTCGTCGCGTGGGCGAACGAAAGAGAACGATCGTGGCGTGGGCGATGGCCGGCGCAGTAGTCGCGGCAGGTGCCGTCGTGCTGATCGTCGGCTTGCTGACTCCGGTAACGTTCGGCTGGTTCGCGTATCAACCTCTCGCCGACGCAACGTTCGTTCCCGGCGCCGACGGTCTGTTCCTGTCGCGCATCACGATCGTCGGATGGGTCATCCTGACGATCGGTCTCGTCGCGGTCGCCTTCCTTGCCGGCCGGCGAACTGGGCGAGGGCGACCCAATCGGTTCGACTCAGATTCAGCGGTCTGATCGCCAAGTGCCACACGGGCACCCCAACCGCGCATTGCCCGGATGAGGATCCTCGTCCCCCGGCGGGCGGATAACCAGCGGCCCCATCGCATCGATCCACAGGATTGCTTTCACGGGCGGCGCAGCCCGTCGACGTACTGCTGCTTTTCGTCGCGCTCTCCTCGAGGCGGCCCGCGGGAGTCACCCCGCTGACTTCGGGCCGGCCCAGACCCCCCACGGGCGCGGTTCTAGCGCGGCCCCACTTCGTCGGGCGGCGTGCCGTCGGAGATGACGGCGTCCACTTCGAACTCGACAAGCCATTCCGGGTTCACGAACCGCTGCACCTGCATGATGGTGTCGACGGGCCGGATGTGCGCAAAAAACGCTGCGCGTGCGTCGATGACCGCCTTCCAGTCTTCGATGCGGGTCAGCAGCACCCGGGTCCGGACGACGTCTTCGAGCCGCGCGCCTGCGTCTTCGAGCGCGGTCTGGATGATCTCGAGGCAGCGCCGGGCCTGTGCCGCTGCGTCGCCCACACCCACGGTCCGCCCGTCCTGCCCTACTGGCGCGGTGCCACCCACGCAGACGTATGGCCCGACACGCACGGCCCGGCTGAAGCCGACCACCATTTCCATCGGGTTGCCGTTCGAAACCAGGGTCCTCTTCATCGGCGTATCCGTTTCAGTTCTATCGGTGTGCGGCTGAGATCCGCCGTTGGCCTGCCGGCGTCGCTCGCCACCCGGCGTCCCCCGGGGCTGGACAGCAGGGGCTCCATCCCGACGCTCGCCCGAGGCGGCGGCGAAGGACGACAGGATCGGCTGGTTGAGGTCATCCTGCCAGAGGTGGCGGGCCAGGTTGCGGTGGCCATCATTCAGCACGTCGCGGCGCAATGATGCGCGCGGTCGCCGCATGACTCACCCGGGGACCTGCCGAATCGGGCGCCCGAAGGCTGACGGATCCTCAGCTCTGGTGCGGCGTGTACGCGTCAGTTCGGATCGATTGCCGATGTCGTTTCGTCAGCGAGTGGCACCTGTGGGGACTGGCATTGTGATCCGCGCGAGGGCCTCGACTTGGCTCCAGATGTCGGCGGCGAGGTCTGGTCTGGGCGATCTCGTGGCGGCGGTTGGGGTCACCTGAATGGGGAGGCCTCGCATAGACCCGGTCGGGCCGTAGTAGTCGCCGCCCGCGGCGGTGGGGTCGGTCAGCGCACGCACGGCGGACCATGCGGCTGTGTCCTTGCCCTGCGCGAAAGGCGTGAAGGGGTTGCGGCGGTAGGGCGTGTTCTCATCCCGGATGCCGGGTCGGGCGGGTGTTCGCGCGTCGACTCCGACCCCCGGTCGGGCCACGAGCGACGCAACGGGTGCTTTGCCCGCTCGCAGCCGACGATCCAGCTCGAAGGCGAGTACTTCGGTGATCGCCTTTGCCTTCGTGTATTCGCGGACCCCGTTGCGCTCAGGCGCTGAAACATCCTCGATCGACACCGGGAATCTGTTCACGAAGCCGGTGGACGTGTGGACGACTCGCGACGGGCCGCCCGTTCGCCCGGAGGCGACAAGCGTGGGCAACACCTCGGCGAGCAATGCGAAGTTCGCGACGACGTGAGTGCCGAGCAGTTCGGGGAGGCCGTCGGCGGTCGTCGCTCCTCGCCGGAGGGCCATTGCACCCCCGTTGAGGAGGAGCCCGTCGATGCGCGGGAGATCCGCCAGCGCGCCCGCGGCGCGCGACACCGATGAGAGCGAGGCGAGATCCACAATGACGGCAGAAGTCGATGCGTCGGGGACCTGCTCTCGAATCGAGGCACGCGCGGTCTCGAGCTTCGACGCAGAGCGGCCCGCGAGCACGACATGCGCGCCTGTGGCGGCGAGCTGCTCGGCGGCGAAGTAGCCGATCCCGGCGGTCGCGCCAGTGACCACGAACGTGTGACCGGACTGGTCGGGGAGGCGGGTGGGGTCCCAGGTCATGTCATTCTCCAAACGCGAATCGGATGAACTATCCGTATCAACATACACTGATACGGATGCTCTATCCGTTTCTGTGGGAGACTTGCGCTGTGACTTCACTCCGTTCCGACGCCGCCCGGAGCCGGGCCCGCGTGCTCGACGCCGCCCGCGGCCTCGACGTGCAGGCGATCCGCCTCAACGACATCGCGCGCGCGGCCGGCGTCGGAGTCGGCACGGTCTACCGCCACTTCCCGACCGTTCAGGCGCTGGTCGAGGCTCTCGCGACCGACACACTCGTGCGGCTGCACGAACTCGCGCGGATGGCCGAAGCGGAGACCGACCCCGGCAAGGCTCTGGAGGACCTGATCCGCGCCACCGTCGCCCTTCAACTCGAAGACGGCGGGCTCCAACGCGTACTGCTCGCCGCGGACGTCGCGCCCGAAACCCGCGCGCTCCGGCGCGACGTACATGCCCGGCTCGCGGGCGTCCTTGATCGCGCTGTCGCAGCCGGCGTCGTGCGTCCTGACCTGACGCCGACCCGCGTGCAGCACCTCCTGTGCGGAGTCGAACACGCAGTCCGCGTCGGATCACCAGACGACCGCGACTTCTATACCGACATAGCGCTCACCGGCCTCCGCCCGCAGGCCACAGTGGTCTGACGGGAACGCTCCGGTAGCCCAACTCGACGAGGTGCCGGAGACAGGACGCTCGCGCCCGCCATACCCGAACGCCAATCCGGCAGCCGGTTCCACGTCGCGCGCGGCGGAACCTCAAACGCACGGCGTCAGACTCGCACGCCTCGCTCCTGCTCCGCGCAGTGCCCGTATGAGGATCGTGGCGTTTGCGGTTCGGGTGCGTCACGCTCGCCGCAGAGTGGGTGGATTCCAGCGACCGTCGAGCGCTTCGGGGCGCGGACCGTAGAGTCGCAGGGTGAGCCCCAGGGGTCCGGGGGGTGAGGGGAGCCAGTTGGCTTCGGCGGGTCCGCCGGGGCTGGTGCGGCTGATCAGCAGGTCGAGGGCTCCGTCGTCGGCGTAGACGAGCGGGTCGCGGTCGCCGAGCGCGTATCGATCCAGCCGGTTCGGGACGGTGAACCCCTCGCCGTCGTACATGGTCAGTGACCAGAACGCATCCACCGGCGGCAGTTCGTCGGCGTCGAAGTGCAGCACGTAGTCCTTCTCGCCCACGGGTTCGTGACCGTCCTCGTCGGTGGCGAGAAGCGGGTACAGGGCATCCTCGGGAAGGTTCGCGCCGAGCCCGATCATCGCGACCGCCGCTCGGATCAGGTAGTCCGTTCCGTAGACCCCGATGCCGGCGCGGCGCGTCGACCAGCCGTTGACGGTGGGGGTCGCGCTCCCGATGGCCACCGCCATGCGCGCCACGGCCTCTTTCGGCGCCGCGCTCATCGCTGCGAGCACCTCGGGTGAGGAGCCGCCAGCGTCGAACGGGCGGCCTGGTTCGATGCCGAGCCTGCGCAGCCTGCTCAGGATCGGCTGGTCGGTGAGGTGAGGAGGATCCACTGTCAGCAGCTCCGCAGCGCGGGCGAAGAACTCCACACCGGACAGCGCCGCTACGTGATCCACAGGCGCGACCGCGTCGTGCGAAGCCTCCGGCTCCGCGGGGTGCTGCCGGCCGGCGAGTGGTCGCACATCGAAGCAGTCCTGGACGGCGTGCACCGCGGGGTAGTCGGCGACCCCGTTCGTCTGCGTGCGGCCAAGAACCCACACACGCGAGGTGGGGGCGTCGATCCGAGCCATCCCGTGCGGCAGCGCGCCCGACCATCCCGGTGGGACGATCGCATACTCGCCCGCGTCGTCACCGGTCGTGCGGGTGCCGATCACGGCGAACACATCCGTCCACATGTCCAGCAGCGGGAGCATGAAGAACCTGCGCACCGGCTCGCCGACAGTGAGCACCTGCGGGCCATCGCGCAGATCGAGCCACGCCGTGGAATACAGAGTGTCGAAGTTCGGCCGCACGACATCCCGGAAGTCACCCGGCGGAAACGCGCGTTTGTGCACGAAGCTGTTCACAGTGCCGCCACTCCCGCCGCCCGTCGCGACCCTCTGCGTGGCATCCATCAGGATCAGCGGGTAGAAGTAGTGGTAACCCTCGACCGCGATCCGCTCCAGTTCGCCCGCCTTGTGACTCATGACAGCCTCCTCGCTTCTCGAGGCCCCATAGGCACGGCCCGTCACGTCGATCGATGACCAGGGTCGTGCGTTCAGCCCCTCACGATGCACGATAGGCGTGGCCCGCCGCGAGCAGCAGGGGCGAAAGGCCCGCGTTCCGCGCGCATCACACCGTCGCGCGCATCGATGCCGGTCAAAGCGTGCTCAAAGCCGCGGTGACCCTCGCGATGTCGTCTTCGTGGTTGTAGAAGTGGACCGACAGCCGAAGATGGCGGTCGCGGGCCGCGGCGATGATCCTCTGCTCCCGGAGGTGAGCGAGGAGCTTTCCCGCGTCGCGGTCGCCGAGGGGCGCGGAGACGATCGTGCTCCGGTTGGGTTTGGGCAGATCGGCGGGGGCCCATCCGGCATCGGTGAGTGAGGACCGGAGGTGGTCGGCGAGTTGCGCGTTGCGGCGGTAGATGTTCTCGGCGCCGAAGGTGTCGAAGACCGATAGGGCGGCTTCGTCGCCGATTGCGGCGAGCCAGCTGATCGAGTTGTCGAACCGGGATGCCGTCGTCGAGAGCTGCATGTGGGGTCCGAAGAAGCTCGCGAAGGGCTCGGCTCCTGCCTTCCAGCCGGCGTTGACGGGGGTGAGCCGGGTCTGCGCCTGCGGCGACAGATAGCAGTAGCCGACACCGCGGCCCGCGTTGAGGAGGAATTTGTGGTCGGATGCCGCGAGGACGTCGATCCAGTGCAGGTCATCGGCCACGGATGCCGCACCGACCAGCTGCGACCCGTCGACGAACAGCAGCGCGCCGACGGCACGAGCGATCTGACCGACCGCGGGGATGTCGGTGCGATGACCCGTCGCCGTCTGCACGCCGCTGACGGCGACCAGTCGAGTGCCGCCGTCGACGAAGGCGGCGATGTCGTCGGGTTCGAGCCCGCCGTTGCGGAACGGCACCTGCCGGACCTCGCAACCGCGCTCGGCGAGCATCCGCCACGGGAAGTGGTTCGAGCTGTACTCCCGCTCGCCGATCACGACGTTGCCGCCGGCCGGCTTCTCGGACGCGAGTTGCGCGGCGACCAGGCCGGCAGCGGCGGACACCGAGGGGATCAGCGCGACGTCGGATCGGTCGGCGCCGATCAGGCCCGCGACGATCGACCGCGACGCCTCGGCCGCCGCCTCACCCCTCACGAAGTCGAGGCCCGACGAGGTCCACTCATCGACGTATCGCCGCAGCGCCGCGGAGAGCCGCAGACTCGCGAGACCGACCGCCGCGGTGTTCAGATACACCGACTCCTGCGTCGCCGGGAACAGACTCCGGGCCTCCCCGATGTCCGCGACGCGATCCCTCGACGTGTGGGCGATGCGCTCACTCTATCCGGTGCGATCGGCTGACCCCGGAAACGTGTGACCGCTGTGCCCGCGACCGAATCGGGCGCGGCCGCCAACTACGCTCAGGCATGCTCGACCAATGCCCCCAATCGGACGCCGGAGAGCCCGCCCACGACCCGCCGCTATCGCGCAACGCCCGCAAGACGATCCAAGCCGGGTGCGCGTGGGCGCTCCCGGTGGGACGCTCGCGGCATGAATGGAATACAGATTGGCTATGCCAGAGTCTCCACCGCCGATCAGGATCTCACCTCGCAGCGGGACGCCCTGCTGCGACTCGGAGTCCTCGATTCGGACATCTACGTCGACCACGGACTGACCGGCACCAACCGGGCCAGGCCCGGACTGCGCGAAGCGCTCGCCGCCGTCCGGGAAGGCGACACCCTCGTGGTCACGAAGCTCGACCGGCTCGCCCGGTCGGTGCGTGACGCGAGGGACATCGCCGACGAGCTGACCACGAAGGGCGTCGCGCTCAGTCTCGGCGGGAGCAGATACGACCCCACCGACCCGGTGGGTCGGCTGCTGTTCAACGTGCTCGCCATGGTCGCCGAGTTCGAACGCGACTTGATCAGCATGCGCACGAAAGAAGGGATGGCGGTGGCCCGCGCGAAGGGTCACTTGAAGGGCAAGCAGCCGAAGCTGTCGATGACGCAGCGCAAGCTCCTGTTCGACGTGCAGGACCGGGGTGAGTACACCCAGACGGAGATCGCCGAGCTGTTCAACGTCTCACGCGCCACCGTCTACCGCGAACTCCAGCGCCGCCGGGTGGCGTTCCTCGCCACCTGCGAGGCACACATCTTCTGACCACCCACGGCTCCGCCCATCCCCCCGCGGAGTCGACCACCCAAAGTCTTGGCAATTCTTGCCAACGCTCGTATGCTGGCGGCATGGTCACGATGAATGTCTCGCTTCCCGATTCGCTGAAGCAGTTCGTCGATGAGCAGGTGTCCGAACGAGGCTTCGGCACCACCAGCGAGTATGTCCGCGAACTGATTCGATATGACCGGGATCGGTCTCTTCTCCGTGAGCGCATCCTGGCCTCAGCGGATGCGGAGTTCTCCGAGCCGATGGACGGGGCATACTTCGAACGGCTGCGCGGCAAGATCCGCGCCGCCGGCGACGGCACTGCCGCCCGGTGACCGGGAAGCGGGTGCGCACACGCACCAGCGCGGAGGCCGAACTGCAATCCGCGATCGCCTACTACCTGGACGACGGTGCGCTGGATGCCGCGCTCGGCCTGCTGGACGAGTTCGAAGCCGCACTGGAAGCAGTCGGCAACCACCCGGCCATCGGATCCCCGCGCCTCGAGGTCGAACTCGGCATCCCCGGCGTCCGAGTCTTCGCCCTGCGAACCTACCCCTACGTCATCATCTACTTCGATACCGCCGAGTTCGTCGACGTCCGGCACGTGCTCCACTCCAGCCGCGACATCCCTGCCCGAATGACCGAGTGACTGAACGCACACTCCCGTCCGTCTTTCGTGCACACTCCCGACTGCACGCGGCGCCCGCTGTCGTGCGATGCCCGCAGGGGGATCGTAGGCTGGCCGGACTGGTCCGCTGCGTTGGGGGCATGGGTATGGAGTTCCGTGACGAAGAGCTTGTCCTGCCCGATGGGCGGACGGTCGCGTGGACGGAGTACGGTCCGCTCGGTGGCGTCCCGCTGGTCCGGTTTCCGGGTACTCCGAGCTCACGGTGGGCGATCCGCTCGGACACGGATCCGTGGGACGAGCGCAGCTTGTTCGTCGTCACGACGGAGCGTCCTGGGTTCGGCCGTTCCACGCGGCTCCCGGGGCGCGGGTTCGCGGAACATGCGGACGACGTCGCCGCGATCCTGGATCACCTCGGCATCGCGCGGGCCTATGTGTCGGGTGGGAGCGGAGCGGCACCGCACATCCTCGCGTTGTGCGCTCGTCACCCCGACCGGGTGGTCGCCGCGACCGTGCTCGCCGGCATCTCGCCGTTGGAGCCCGCGGAGGC from Microbacter sp. GSS18 harbors:
- a CDS encoding DUF1254 domain-containing protein, encoding MSHKAGELERIAVEGYHYFYPLILMDATQRVATGGGSGGTVNSFVHKRAFPPGDFRDVVRPNFDTLYSTAWLDLRDGPQVLTVGEPVRRFFMLPLLDMWTDVFAVIGTRTTGDDAGEYAIVPPGWSGALPHGMARIDAPTSRVWVLGRTQTNGVADYPAVHAVQDCFDVRPLAGRQHPAEPEASHDAVAPVDHVAALSGVEFFARAAELLTVDPPHLTDQPILSRLRRLGIEPGRPFDAGGSSPEVLAAMSAAPKEAVARMAVAIGSATPTVNGWSTRRAGIGVYGTDYLIRAAVAMIGLGANLPEDALYPLLATDEDGHEPVGEKDYVLHFDADELPPVDAFWSLTMYDGEGFTVPNRLDRYALGDRDPLVYADDGALDLLISRTSPGGPAEANWLPSPPGPLGLTLRLYGPRPEALDGRWNPPTLRRA
- a CDS encoding aminotransferase class V-fold PLP-dependent enzyme, which translates into the protein MYLNTAAVGLASLRLSAALRRYVDEWTSSGLDFVRGEAAAEASRSIVAGLIGADRSDVALIPSVSAAAGLVAAQLASEKPAGGNVVIGEREYSSNHFPWRMLAERGCEVRQVPFRNGGLEPDDIAAFVDGGTRLVAVSGVQTATGHRTDIPAVGQIARAVGALLFVDGSQLVGAASVADDLHWIDVLAASDHKFLLNAGRGVGYCYLSPQAQTRLTPVNAGWKAGAEPFASFFGPHMQLSTTASRFDNSISWLAAIGDEAALSVFDTFGAENIYRRNAQLADHLRSSLTDAGWAPADLPKPNRSTIVSAPLGDRDAGKLLAHLREQRIIAAARDRHLRLSVHFYNHEDDIARVTAALSTL
- a CDS encoding helix-turn-helix transcriptional regulator translates to MTIRITIDRMLAERGMSVGDFADAIGITPANVAVLKNGRAKAVRFSTLDAICRVLDCQPGDLLRYEAQ
- a CDS encoding recombinase family protein produces the protein MPATESGAAANYAQACSTNAPNRTPESPPTTRRYRATPARRSKPGARGRSRWDARGMNGIQIGYARVSTADQDLTSQRDALLRLGVLDSDIYVDHGLTGTNRARPGLREALAAVREGDTLVVTKLDRLARSVRDARDIADELTTKGVALSLGGSRYDPTDPVGRLLFNVLAMVAEFERDLISMRTKEGMAVARAKGHLKGKQPKLSMTQRKLLFDVQDRGEYTQTEIAELFNVSRATVYRELQRRRVAFLATCEAHIF
- a CDS encoding TetR/AcrR family transcriptional regulator, with product MLDAARGLDVQAIRLNDIARAAGVGVGTVYRHFPTVQALVEALATDTLVRLHELARMAEAETDPGKALEDLIRATVALQLEDGGLQRVLLAADVAPETRALRRDVHARLAGVLDRAVAAGVVRPDLTPTRVQHLLCGVEHAVRVGSPDDRDFYTDIALTGLRPQATVV
- a CDS encoding type II toxin-antitoxin system RelE/ParE family toxin, giving the protein MRTRTSAEAELQSAIAYYLDDGALDAALGLLDEFEAALEAVGNHPAIGSPRLEVELGIPGVRVFALRTYPYVIIYFDTAEFVDVRHVLHSSRDIPARMTE
- a CDS encoding ribbon-helix-helix domain-containing protein; the protein is MVTMNVSLPDSLKQFVDEQVSERGFGTTSEYVRELIRYDRDRSLLRERILASADAEFSEPMDGAYFERLRGKIRAAGDGTAAR
- a CDS encoding single-stranded DNA-binding protein; its protein translation is MTTRIPVTIEGNLTGDPDHGTGDSGNDYARFTVAVNDRRLNENTGRWEDAGTVYHRVVVFSQQARNVATSLHKGDSVLVAGDLRFGSYTDQTTGQARETRDIVADNVAASLKYTNVSVERTPKADGPAANATGPAATPVSHTGAGISR
- a CDS encoding DUF2975 domain-containing protein, whose protein sequence is MNLDLPRPPLALVVTTEALLGALFLVGLGAIALLPSFSTNVATSLPEYADLRDPLLAVAMTLTILGLIALAMVMLLVHRIYRGTVLTRPSLIWVDVLVATFGCAVLLIIIGFVVISNGQAGSPFLALIQAMGCLTLVAVACITLVLRSLLRNAIVMRAELDEVV
- a CDS encoding SDR family NAD(P)-dependent oxidoreductase; this translates as MTWDPTRLPDQSGHTFVVTGATAGIGYFAAEQLAATGAHVVLAGRSASKLETARASIREQVPDASTSAVIVDLASLSSVSRAAGALADLPRIDGLLLNGGAMALRRGATTADGLPELLGTHVVANFALLAEVLPTLVASGRTGGPSRVVHTSTGFVNRFPVSIEDVSAPERNGVREYTKAKAITEVLAFELDRRLRAGKAPVASLVARPGVGVDARTPARPGIRDENTPYRRNPFTPFAQGKDTAAWSAVRALTDPTAAGGDYYGPTGSMRGLPIQVTPTAATRSPRPDLAADIWSQVEALARITMPVPTGATR
- a CDS encoding Rid family hydrolase is translated as MLNDGHRNLARHLWQDDLNQPILSSFAAASGERRDGAPAVQPRGTPGGERRRQANGGSQPHTDRTETDTPMKRTLVSNGNPMEMVVGFSRAVRVGPYVCVGGTAPVGQDGRTVGVGDAAAQARRCLEIIQTALEDAGARLEDVVRTRVLLTRIEDWKAVIDARAAFFAHIRPVDTIMQVQRFVNPEWLVEFEVDAVISDGTPPDEVGPR
- a CDS encoding META domain-containing protein → METGAVASSLPDTSRSVLWRLITAATLLLLATIALIWLVAVPIGTGVCPTVDPPPTNCQSSYRAGSGLVATLVAVGIWVATIAVALVWRRAARSFVVAGVVILALAPVVTYLAVAWSPGFTLAAAAPAPPTDDPVGQWGEISERSAYLTILEDGTVAGSDGCNGFGGTWYLTGGVVEFSDMITTLMMCPPRHTDLRGPAVTGIAKGDLLYVLDADGHVSGILPRAVDD